In a single window of the Tepidamorphus gemmatus genome:
- the recR gene encoding recombination mediator RecR → MSQSATGPELDRLIQLLARLPGLGPRSARRAVLHLIRKREQLLLPLAEALQIAAERITLCSICGNVDTRDPCAICTDPRRDPAILCVVETVGDLWALERAQATRGRYHVLGGTLSPLDGIGPDDLSIAALVARAQNPEVREVILAVNATVEGQTTAHYVTDLLHGTDVRVTRLAHGVPVGGELDYLDDGTLAAAIRSRTPF, encoded by the coding sequence ATGAGCCAGTCCGCAACCGGGCCGGAACTCGACCGGCTCATCCAGTTGCTGGCACGATTGCCCGGCCTCGGGCCGCGTTCGGCGCGCCGCGCCGTTCTGCATCTCATCCGCAAGCGCGAGCAGCTGCTGCTGCCACTGGCCGAGGCCCTTCAGATTGCAGCCGAGCGGATTACGCTGTGCTCGATCTGCGGCAATGTCGACACGCGCGATCCCTGTGCGATCTGCACCGATCCCAGGCGCGACCCGGCGATTCTCTGCGTGGTCGAGACGGTCGGCGATCTCTGGGCGCTCGAGCGGGCACAGGCGACACGTGGCCGGTACCATGTCCTTGGCGGTACCCTGTCGCCGCTCGACGGCATCGGCCCGGATGATCTCAGCATCGCGGCGCTTGTCGCCCGGGCGCAGAACCCGGAGGTCAGGGAGGTTATCCTGGCGGTGAACGCGACCGTCGAAGGCCAGACCACCGCACATTACGTCACCGACCTGCTGCACGGCACCGACGTACGCGTCACCCGTCTGGCGCATGGCGTTCCCGTCGGCGGCGAACTCGACTATCTGGACGACGGCACGCTCGCCGCCGCCATCCGCTCGCGCACGCCGTTCTGA
- a CDS encoding DNA polymerase III subunit gamma/tau: protein MDHGPSDVSGRTTVGYRVLARKYRPTSFADLIGQEPMVRTLRNAFASGRIAQAYMLTGVRGVGKTTTARIIARALNYEPLEAGEGAASGPTLDLSAEGRHCRAILESRHVDVIEMDAASHTGIDDIREIIEAVRYRPAEARYKIYIIDEVHMLSKAAFNGLLKTLEEPPEHVKFIFATTEIRKVPITVLSRCQRFDLRRIDADVLVRHLAGIAAAESIAAEEEALRMIARASEGSVRDALSLLDQAIAHGGGAVRAGEVRAMLGVADRARVVDLFEKVMAGDVAAAIGELDDQYAEGAAPEMVLTDLAGFVHLVTRLRLVPETAQDVSLSEVERVRGAEFAAKVAISELSRAWQILLKGIAEVEGSPKPLAAAEMVLVRLAYAASLPSPEDIIRRLEDAEPIAAASGPIAPVGTGSGSGSGSGLGARSAIAPGTGPVRLAAAGVASGQPRRETVAQDPVADLPQPASLSDVVALAAAKRDIKLQTALERFVRIVRFEPGRIELSLADGAASDLVHDLSQKLSEWTGRRWVVAVSRAVGEPTLREQAAARRSALIDDMRRHPAVSAILETFPGAEIVDVRVEADPAVTDVAVPTDAPTDEEDESQ from the coding sequence AACGCCTTCGCGTCCGGCCGGATCGCGCAGGCCTACATGCTGACCGGGGTGCGCGGGGTCGGCAAGACGACGACGGCGCGCATCATCGCCCGCGCGCTCAACTACGAGCCGCTCGAGGCCGGTGAGGGGGCTGCGTCGGGTCCGACGCTCGATCTGTCGGCGGAGGGCCGCCATTGCCGGGCGATCCTCGAATCGCGCCATGTCGACGTCATCGAGATGGATGCCGCCTCGCACACCGGTATCGACGACATCCGGGAGATCATCGAGGCGGTGCGCTACCGGCCGGCCGAGGCACGCTACAAGATCTACATCATCGACGAGGTGCACATGCTCTCGAAGGCCGCCTTCAACGGCCTTCTCAAGACGCTCGAGGAGCCGCCCGAGCATGTGAAGTTCATCTTTGCCACCACCGAGATCCGCAAGGTGCCGATCACCGTCCTGTCCCGGTGCCAGCGCTTCGACCTGCGCCGGATCGACGCCGATGTGCTGGTCCGCCACCTCGCCGGGATCGCGGCGGCCGAATCGATCGCCGCCGAGGAGGAGGCCCTCAGGATGATCGCCCGGGCGAGCGAGGGCTCGGTGCGCGATGCGCTGTCGCTGCTCGACCAGGCGATCGCCCATGGCGGCGGCGCGGTGCGGGCGGGTGAGGTGCGGGCCATGCTCGGCGTGGCCGATCGAGCCCGGGTCGTCGACCTGTTCGAGAAGGTCATGGCCGGCGATGTCGCCGCAGCGATCGGCGAACTCGACGACCAGTATGCCGAGGGGGCGGCGCCGGAGATGGTGCTGACCGACCTTGCCGGCTTCGTCCACCTGGTGACACGCCTGCGTCTGGTGCCGGAGACGGCGCAGGACGTCTCGCTGTCCGAGGTGGAGCGAGTGCGCGGCGCCGAGTTTGCCGCCAAGGTGGCGATCTCCGAACTGAGCCGTGCCTGGCAGATCCTGCTGAAGGGCATCGCGGAGGTCGAGGGATCGCCGAAGCCGCTCGCCGCTGCCGAAATGGTGCTCGTCCGTCTCGCCTATGCCGCGAGCCTGCCAAGTCCCGAGGACATCATCCGCAGGCTCGAGGACGCAGAGCCGATCGCCGCTGCGAGCGGTCCGATCGCGCCTGTCGGCACGGGTTCGGGTTCGGGTTCGGGCTCCGGCCTTGGTGCGCGCAGCGCCATCGCGCCGGGCACGGGGCCGGTTCGGCTGGCCGCGGCCGGGGTCGCCTCCGGTCAGCCGCGCCGGGAAACCGTCGCACAGGACCCTGTTGCCGACTTGCCGCAGCCTGCCAGTCTGAGCGACGTCGTCGCGCTCGCTGCAGCGAAGCGCGACATCAAGCTGCAGACTGCGCTCGAACGCTTCGTGCGGATCGTTCGGTTTGAACCGGGCCGCATCGAGCTGTCGCTGGCTGACGGTGCGGCGTCCGACCTCGTTCACGACCTGTCGCAGAAGCTGTCCGAATGGACCGGCCGGCGCTGGGTCGTGGCCGTGTCGCGCGCGGTCGGCGAGCCGACCCTGCGCGAGCAGGCGGCCGCCCGGCGTTCGGCACTGATCGACGACATGCGGCGCCATCCTGCCGTCAGCGCGATCCTCGAGACGTTCCCGGGCGCCGAGATCGTCGATGTGCGCGTGGAGGCGGATCCGGCCGTGACGGATGTTGCCGTACCGACCGATGCCCCCACTGACGAGGAGGACGAGAGTCAATGA
- a CDS encoding Lrp/AsnC family transcriptional regulator — MADPSKHALDRTDLRILRALQAEGRLSNAELALRVNVSPATCHRRTQRLFEEGYITGVRAEIAPTAVGLGTLVMVGVVLDRSTPESFAAFEGAVLELKEVLDCNLVAGDFDYLLKIRVRDMADFNKLHGQKLIALPGVRQTRTFFVMKEVKENARLPF, encoded by the coding sequence ATGGCAGATCCTTCCAAGCATGCGCTGGACCGGACCGATCTGCGCATCCTCAGGGCGCTTCAGGCCGAAGGCCGCCTCTCCAATGCCGAACTGGCGCTTCGGGTCAATGTCAGTCCGGCGACCTGCCACCGGCGCACCCAGCGCCTGTTCGAGGAGGGCTACATCACCGGCGTCAGGGCCGAGATCGCGCCGACGGCGGTCGGTCTCGGCACCCTGGTGATGGTCGGTGTCGTGCTCGACCGCTCCACGCCGGAGAGTTTCGCGGCATTCGAGGGCGCCGTGCTCGAGCTTAAGGAGGTGCTCGACTGCAACCTGGTGGCGGGCGATTTCGACTATCTGCTGAAGATCCGTGTCCGAGACATGGCCGATTTCAACAAGCTGCACGGCCAGAAGCTGATCGCGCTACCCGGCGTGCGGCAGACCCGCACGTTCTTCGTCATGAAGGAAGTCAAGGAGAACGCCCGCCTGCCGTTCTGA
- a CDS encoding YbaB/EbfC family nucleoid-associated protein has protein sequence MKDFLGMMKQAQQLQARMAELQAELDRTEVSGASGGGLVTVTLSAKGDMRALRIDSSLVRPEEVEILEDLIVAAHADARRKAEAAVAEKMKQLTGGLGLPPGLSLPGM, from the coding sequence ATGAAGGATTTCCTGGGAATGATGAAGCAGGCCCAGCAGCTGCAGGCCCGCATGGCCGAGCTGCAGGCCGAACTCGACCGCACCGAGGTTTCCGGAGCATCCGGCGGCGGCCTGGTGACGGTGACGCTGTCGGCGAAGGGCGACATGCGGGCCCTGCGCATCGACTCGAGCCTGGTGAGACCCGAGGAGGTGGAGATCCTTGAGGACCTGATCGTCGCCGCGCATGCCGATGCCCGTCGCAAGGCGGAGGCCGCCGTGGCGGAGAAGATGAAGCAACTGACAGGCGGACTGGGCTTGCCGCCCGGCCTGTCGCTGCCCGGCATGTGA